One window of the Streptomyces asoensis genome contains the following:
- a CDS encoding GcvT family protein: MAGPRVVIIGAGVVGAALADEISARGWTEVTVVDQGPLPATGGSTSHAPGLVFQTNSSKTMTELARYTVEKFCSLDVDGKPCFLQVGGLEVATTPERLAELHRRHGWITAWGIEARLLSADECVEQHPLVNPDRVLGGLLIPTDGIAKAVLAVEAQIRRATERGVTFLARHEVLDVQRSEGRVTGVLTDRGEIAADIVVCCAGIWGPRIARMVGMNLPLTPLAHQLAWTGPVPALAGQMEEAVRPILRHQDADLYYRDRFDGIGIGYYGHRPMPVSADDILSVDEADDMPSVLKFTEDDFADAWTETRSLLPATQEAKVEEGINGLFSFTTDNFPLLGESPDVKGFWVAEAVWVTHSAGVGRAMAEWLVDGFCSSFDLHECDVNRFEPHQLSPEYVLARDCRNFVEVYDILHPLQPSGDPRPIRTSPFHARQQEYGAFFLEANGWERPQWYEANAGLVEGRNIPTPNDWAAQYWSPVVGAEAQATRETVAMYDMTALKRLEVSGRGAADFLEGLTTGKVAKSVGSVTYTLLLDHDGGIRSDVTVARLGRDLFQVGANGNLDLDWFTRHLPADGTVQVRDITPGTCCIGLWGPLARKVLQPLTDEDFSGDGLKYFRAKRAYIGSVPVTAMRLSYVGELGWELYTTADQGLKLWDTLWRAAKPLGGVIAGRGAFNSLRLEKGYRSFGTDMTFEHDPYEAGVGFAVKLDKGDFLGKAALERRKEDVRRKLTCLTIDDPRSVVLGKEPVYDGDRAVGYVTSAAYGYTIGKGIAYAWLPAELAVPGTAVHIGYFDQRVEAVVAEEPLFDPTMSRLRG, translated from the coding sequence ATGGCGGGACCCCGAGTGGTGATCATCGGAGCGGGCGTCGTGGGAGCGGCACTCGCGGACGAGATCTCCGCGCGCGGCTGGACCGAAGTGACCGTGGTCGACCAGGGCCCGCTCCCCGCGACCGGGGGCTCCACGTCGCACGCCCCGGGCCTGGTCTTCCAGACGAACTCCTCCAAGACCATGACCGAGCTGGCCCGCTACACCGTCGAGAAGTTCTGCTCCCTCGACGTCGACGGCAAGCCCTGCTTCCTCCAGGTCGGCGGCCTCGAAGTGGCCACCACCCCCGAACGCCTCGCGGAACTGCACCGCCGCCACGGCTGGATCACCGCCTGGGGCATCGAGGCGCGCCTGCTGAGCGCTGACGAGTGCGTCGAGCAGCACCCGCTGGTCAACCCGGACCGGGTCCTCGGCGGCCTCCTCATCCCGACCGACGGGATAGCCAAGGCCGTCCTCGCCGTCGAGGCGCAGATCCGCCGGGCCACCGAGCGCGGCGTCACCTTCCTGGCCCGCCACGAAGTACTGGACGTACAGCGGAGCGAGGGCCGGGTGACCGGTGTCCTCACCGACCGCGGTGAGATCGCGGCCGACATCGTCGTGTGCTGCGCCGGCATCTGGGGCCCGAGGATCGCCCGCATGGTCGGCATGAACCTCCCGCTGACCCCGCTCGCCCACCAGCTCGCCTGGACCGGCCCGGTGCCGGCGCTTGCGGGCCAGATGGAGGAGGCGGTGCGGCCGATCCTGCGCCACCAGGACGCCGACCTCTACTACCGCGACCGCTTCGACGGCATCGGCATCGGCTACTACGGCCACCGCCCGATGCCCGTCTCGGCCGACGACATCCTCTCCGTCGACGAGGCCGACGACATGCCGTCGGTCCTGAAGTTCACCGAGGACGACTTCGCCGACGCCTGGACCGAGACCCGGTCCCTGCTCCCCGCGACCCAGGAGGCCAAGGTCGAGGAGGGCATCAACGGCCTGTTCTCCTTCACCACCGACAACTTCCCGCTGCTGGGCGAGTCCCCGGACGTCAAGGGCTTCTGGGTGGCCGAGGCGGTCTGGGTCACGCACTCGGCGGGCGTCGGCCGGGCCATGGCCGAATGGCTGGTCGACGGCTTCTGCTCGTCCTTCGACCTGCACGAGTGCGACGTCAACCGCTTCGAGCCGCACCAGCTGTCCCCGGAGTACGTCCTGGCCCGCGACTGCCGCAACTTCGTCGAGGTCTACGACATCCTCCACCCCCTCCAGCCGTCCGGTGACCCGCGTCCGATCCGCACGAGCCCCTTCCACGCCCGCCAGCAGGAGTACGGCGCGTTCTTCCTGGAGGCGAACGGCTGGGAGCGCCCGCAGTGGTACGAGGCCAACGCGGGGCTGGTCGAGGGCCGTAACATCCCCACCCCCAACGACTGGGCCGCGCAGTACTGGTCGCCCGTCGTCGGCGCCGAGGCACAGGCCACCCGCGAGACGGTCGCGATGTACGACATGACGGCCCTCAAGCGGCTCGAGGTCAGCGGCCGGGGTGCCGCGGACTTCCTGGAGGGGCTGACCACCGGGAAGGTCGCCAAGTCGGTCGGTTCGGTGACGTACACCCTGCTCCTCGACCACGACGGCGGCATCCGCAGCGACGTCACCGTGGCCCGCCTCGGCCGCGACCTCTTTCAGGTCGGCGCCAACGGCAACCTCGACCTCGACTGGTTCACCCGCCACCTCCCGGCCGACGGCACGGTCCAGGTCCGCGACATCACCCCGGGCACGTGCTGCATCGGCCTGTGGGGCCCACTGGCCCGCAAGGTCCTCCAGCCGCTGACGGACGAGGACTTCTCGGGCGACGGCCTGAAGTACTTCCGCGCCAAGCGCGCCTACATCGGCTCGGTACCGGTCACGGCGATGCGGCTGTCGTACGTCGGTGAGCTCGGCTGGGAGCTCTACACCACCGCCGACCAGGGCCTGAAACTGTGGGACACCCTGTGGCGGGCGGCGAAGCCGCTCGGCGGTGTCATCGCCGGCCGCGGAGCCTTCAACAGCCTCCGCCTGGAGAAGGGTTACCGCTCCTTCGGTACCGACATGACCTTCGAGCACGACCCCTACGAGGCCGGCGTCGGCTTCGCCGTCAAGCTCGACAAGGGCGACTTCCTCGGCAAGGCCGCCCTGGAGCGCCGCAAGGAAGACGTCCGGCGCAAGCTGACCTGTCTGACCATCGACGACCCGCGGTCGGTCGTCCTGGGCAAGGAGCCGGTCTACGACGGCGACCGCGCGGTCGGCTACGTCACCAGCGCCGCCTACGGCTACACGATCGGCAAGGGCATCGCCTACGCCTGGCTCCCCGCGGAACTCGCCGTCCCCGGAACGGCGGTCCACATCGGCTACTTCGACCAACGGGTCGAGGCGGTCGTGGCCGAGGAGCCGTTGTTCGACCCGACGATGTCCCGCCTCCGTGGCTGA
- a CDS encoding ABC transporter permease translates to MAVALEKSAPLAGVRKVGRRTVVAAILVAWLLLFVVLRGRQTLTLAAADLTDLHRWFNDVNDSIGADRNSNPLFLYFFNEIRLVIDNLVTFIQHLISQPSAGRPLPQIGWLGVVGIVGYVSWAVGNWRVALLAVAGFTFLGLQGLWQESMDTLSLTLSAVFVALLFAIPLGVWAGLSDRVNRIVTPFLDFMQTMPTFVYLAPLTLFFLIGGASATIATVIYAAPPAIRITAHAIRSVPETTVEAAESLGATRRQALLKVLLPMSKRTVVMGVNQSIMAALAMVTIAALIDAPGLGKTVVQALQSLDVGTAFNAGLAIVVMAIVLDRVTTAASARAETARRSKNRFLTWRRPLLGAGAAVTAVLVYLSHTYLWAAEFPGDGGIGSSIASAADTATSWAQDNLSGLTNAFRDGITNGLLNPFQSLLTDSPWWLVCAVLIALGAVLGGWRAGVTTSVCLVLLVGTGLWSDAMTTLASTLVATVLVMLLGMVLGVWMGRSPLVDRLLRPTLDAAQVMPPFVYLVPFLALFGATRFTAIVAAIVYAAPVAIKIIADGVRAVPETTVEAATSAGCNTWQIITKVQLPMSRSALTLATNQGLIYVLSMVVVGGLVGAGALGYDVVAGFSQGQLYGKGLAAGLAIVLLGVMFDRITQAAARRASS, encoded by the coding sequence ATGGCCGTCGCCCTGGAGAAGTCCGCGCCCCTGGCCGGCGTCCGCAAGGTCGGCCGGCGCACGGTGGTGGCCGCGATCCTGGTGGCCTGGCTGCTCCTCTTCGTCGTCCTCCGCGGAAGGCAGACCCTGACCCTGGCGGCGGCGGACCTCACCGACCTGCACCGGTGGTTCAACGACGTCAACGACTCGATCGGCGCGGACCGCAACTCCAACCCGCTGTTCCTCTACTTCTTCAACGAGATCCGCCTGGTCATCGACAACCTGGTGACCTTCATCCAGCACCTGATCTCACAGCCCTCCGCCGGCCGCCCCCTTCCGCAGATCGGATGGCTCGGCGTCGTCGGCATCGTGGGCTACGTCTCCTGGGCCGTGGGCAACTGGCGGGTCGCCCTGCTGGCCGTGGCGGGCTTCACCTTCCTGGGCTTGCAGGGGCTGTGGCAGGAGAGCATGGACACCCTGTCGCTCACGCTCTCCGCGGTCTTCGTGGCGCTGCTGTTCGCGATCCCGCTGGGGGTGTGGGCGGGGCTGTCGGACCGGGTCAACCGGATCGTGACGCCCTTTCTGGACTTCATGCAGACGATGCCGACCTTCGTCTACCTCGCCCCGCTGACCCTGTTCTTCCTGATCGGAGGGGCCTCCGCCACGATCGCCACCGTGATCTACGCGGCACCGCCCGCGATCCGCATCACGGCGCACGCCATCCGTTCCGTGCCGGAGACCACCGTCGAGGCCGCCGAATCGCTGGGCGCGACCCGACGGCAGGCCCTGCTGAAGGTCCTGCTGCCCATGTCCAAGCGGACCGTGGTGATGGGCGTCAATCAGTCGATCATGGCCGCCCTGGCCATGGTGACCATCGCCGCGCTGATCGACGCGCCCGGCCTCGGCAAGACCGTCGTCCAGGCACTCCAGTCGCTCGACGTGGGAACGGCCTTCAACGCGGGGCTCGCCATCGTCGTCATGGCGATCGTCCTCGACCGGGTCACCACCGCGGCCAGCGCCCGCGCGGAGACGGCCCGGCGTTCGAAGAACCGCTTCCTCACATGGCGGCGGCCGCTGCTGGGTGCGGGCGCGGCGGTCACGGCGGTCCTCGTCTATCTGTCGCACACCTATCTGTGGGCGGCGGAGTTCCCCGGCGACGGCGGCATCGGCAGCTCCATCGCGAGCGCGGCGGACACCGCGACCAGTTGGGCGCAGGACAACCTGTCGGGCCTCACCAACGCCTTCCGCGACGGCATCACCAACGGCCTGCTCAACCCGTTCCAGTCGCTGCTCACCGACTCCCCGTGGTGGCTCGTCTGCGCGGTGCTGATCGCGCTGGGCGCGGTGCTCGGCGGCTGGCGGGCCGGTGTCACCACGTCCGTCTGCCTGGTCCTGCTGGTCGGCACCGGCCTGTGGTCGGACGCCATGACGACGCTGGCGTCGACCCTCGTGGCGACGGTGCTGGTCATGCTGCTCGGCATGGTCCTCGGGGTGTGGATGGGGCGCAGCCCGCTCGTGGACCGGCTGCTGCGGCCCACCCTGGACGCGGCGCAGGTCATGCCGCCGTTCGTCTATCTCGTGCCGTTCCTGGCGTTGTTCGGCGCGACCCGCTTCACGGCCATCGTCGCCGCGATCGTCTACGCGGCGCCGGTCGCCATCAAGATCATCGCTGACGGGGTGCGGGCCGTGCCCGAAACCACCGTCGAGGCGGCCACGTCCGCCGGGTGCAACACCTGGCAGATCATCACCAAGGTTCAACTGCCGATGTCACGCAGTGCCCTGACGCTCGCGACCAACCAGGGCCTGATCTACGTGCTGTCGATGGTTGTTGTGGGCGGCCTGGTAGGAGCGGGCGCCCTCGGCTACGACGTCGTGGCCGGCTTCTCACAGGGGCAGCTGTACGGGAAGGGACTCGCGGCGGGACTCGCCATCGTCCTTCTCGGAGTCATGTTCGACCGGATCACCCAGGCAGCGGCGCGACGCGCGAGCTCATAA
- a CDS encoding 5,10-methylenetetrahydrofolate reductase, protein MAGSGLRALLDSVRYEVLPAKATEDKVLAHVPREVVVTVTASPVKGLEPTLDLATRLALHGYRVVPHVPARLLRDEVHLKEVADRLREAGVDDVFVPAGDADPPAGAYDGSLPVLRRLSELGRPFAHVGIAGYPESHPLIHDDITVQAMWDKREHATYIVSNLCFDPRVLEDWVVRIRRRDITLPVHLGVAGPVQRAKLLSMAAKIGVGESTRFLTKHASWFLRFATPGGYSPDRLLARTEKALTAPSAGVAGLHLFTFNQIAETERWRCAVRERLGG, encoded by the coding sequence TTGGCCGGTTCAGGGCTGAGGGCGCTGCTGGACAGCGTCCGCTACGAGGTGCTTCCCGCGAAGGCGACCGAGGACAAAGTCCTCGCCCATGTCCCGCGCGAGGTCGTCGTCACCGTGACGGCGTCGCCGGTCAAGGGCCTGGAGCCGACCCTCGACCTCGCCACCCGGCTCGCGCTGCACGGTTACCGCGTCGTCCCGCATGTGCCCGCGCGGCTGCTGCGGGACGAGGTGCACCTGAAGGAGGTCGCCGACCGGCTGCGCGAGGCGGGCGTGGACGACGTCTTCGTCCCGGCGGGCGACGCCGACCCGCCGGCCGGGGCCTACGACGGGTCGCTGCCGGTGCTGCGCAGGCTGAGCGAACTGGGCAGGCCCTTCGCTCACGTCGGCATCGCCGGCTATCCCGAGAGCCATCCGCTCATCCACGACGACATCACCGTTCAGGCCATGTGGGACAAGCGCGAGCACGCCACGTACATCGTGAGCAACCTCTGCTTCGACCCACGGGTGCTGGAGGACTGGGTCGTCCGGATCCGGCGCAGGGACATCACGCTGCCCGTCCACCTGGGCGTCGCGGGGCCGGTACAACGGGCGAAGCTGCTGTCCATGGCGGCGAAGATCGGGGTGGGGGAGTCGACCCGATTCCTGACCAAGCACGCCTCGTGGTTCCTGCGGTTCGCGACACCCGGCGGGTACTCACCCGACAGGCTGCTGGCGCGCACGGAGAAGGCGCTCACCGCGCCGTCGGCGGGCGTGGCCGGGCTGCACCTGTTCACGTTCAACCAGATCGCGGAGACGGAACGGTGGCGCTGCGCCGTGCGGGAGCGGCTCGGCGGCTGA
- a CDS encoding quaternary amine ABC transporter ATP-binding protein gives MTPTQTEVPQRRGAPEDSDGTPVISVRRLWKVFGPKADQVPDSEELCGLTRRELMDRTGCTAAVRDVNFDVRKGEVFVVMGLSGSGKSTLVRCLTRLIEPTAGELVFEGEDIREADARRLRDLRRRKFSMVFQHFGLLPHRRVVDNVAFGLEIRGMSRAERGKRALEVVELVGLSGYENSYPDQLSGGMQQRVGLARALAGNPDVLFFDEPFSALDPMIRRDMQNEVIRLHHEVGKTMVFITHDLSEALKLGDRILIMRDGKMVQCGTGDELVGAPADDYVREFVKDVPRGDVLTLRWIMRPAEPDDALDGPELGPDVVVKEATRAVLAADKPVKVVEDGKLLGIVGDEEILAVVAGHEGGA, from the coding sequence ATGACCCCAACACAGACCGAGGTGCCGCAGCGGCGCGGCGCGCCCGAGGATTCGGACGGTACTCCGGTCATATCCGTGCGCCGGCTGTGGAAGGTGTTCGGGCCGAAGGCCGACCAGGTGCCGGACTCGGAGGAGCTGTGCGGCCTCACCCGCCGCGAGCTCATGGACCGTACCGGCTGCACCGCCGCCGTACGCGACGTGAACTTCGACGTCCGCAAGGGCGAGGTGTTCGTCGTCATGGGTCTGTCCGGTTCGGGCAAGTCCACGCTGGTGCGATGTCTGACCCGGCTGATCGAACCCACCGCCGGCGAGCTCGTCTTCGAGGGCGAGGACATCCGCGAAGCGGACGCCAGACGCCTGCGCGACCTGCGGCGCCGCAAGTTCTCCATGGTCTTCCAGCACTTCGGGCTGCTGCCGCACCGCCGGGTCGTCGACAACGTGGCCTTCGGCCTGGAGATCCGCGGCATGAGCCGGGCCGAACGCGGCAAGCGGGCCCTGGAGGTCGTCGAACTGGTCGGCCTCTCGGGGTACGAGAACTCCTACCCCGACCAGCTCTCCGGCGGTATGCAGCAACGCGTCGGCCTCGCCCGGGCGTTGGCCGGCAACCCGGACGTGCTCTTCTTCGACGAGCCCTTCTCGGCGCTCGACCCGATGATCCGCCGTGACATGCAGAACGAGGTCATCCGGCTGCACCACGAGGTCGGCAAGACGATGGTGTTCATCACCCACGACCTCTCCGAGGCGCTCAAGCTGGGCGACCGCATCCTGATCATGCGCGACGGCAAGATGGTCCAGTGCGGCACCGGCGACGAGCTGGTGGGCGCCCCGGCCGACGACTACGTACGCGAGTTCGTCAAGGACGTGCCGCGCGGCGATGTCCTCACCCTCCGGTGGATCATGCGCCCGGCGGAGCCCGACGACGCTCTGGACGGTCCCGAGCTGGGCCCGGACGTCGTGGTGAAGGAGGCCACCCGGGCGGTACTGGCCGCGGACAAGCCGGTCAAGGTCGTGGAGGACGGCAAGCTGCTCGGCATCGTCGGTGACGAGGAGATCCTCGCGGTGGTCGCCGGGCACGAAGGCGGGGCGTGA
- a CDS encoding aldehyde dehydrogenase family protein translates to MADLYVGGEWRDPSAGGRREIRCPADGSLTATVSEGTRPDTEAAIAAARRAFDEGPWPHTSERERGAVLLRTADIVERDAKEFARAESLDTGKRLVESEYDIADVVSCFRYYGGIGGTDAGRVIDTGRDDAVSRVVHEPIGVCGLITPWNYPLLQASWKVAPALLAGNTIVLKPSELTPSTSILLMKALAEAGLPAGAANLVLGAGPEVGAPLSEDPAVDMVSFTGGLETGKRIMATAAATVKKVALELGGKNPNVIFADADFETAVDFALTAVFLHSGQVCSAGARLIVEDSLHDRLVDEVVRRAREIRLGGPFDPEAETGALISAQHREKVEAYVAAGLAEGAVLRCGGERPDDPALADGFYYPPTVLDECRQDMRVVHEESFGPVLTVERFTDEDDAVRIANDTEYGLAGAVWTQDAGKAQRVARRLRHGTVWINDYHPYVPQAEWGGFGHSGVGRELGPTGLDEYREPKHIWQNIQPRPQHWFRG, encoded by the coding sequence GTGGCAGACCTGTATGTGGGTGGGGAATGGCGGGACCCGTCGGCCGGTGGGCGCCGGGAGATCCGCTGCCCCGCTGACGGCTCCCTCACCGCGACCGTCTCGGAAGGGACGCGTCCCGACACCGAGGCGGCGATCGCCGCCGCCCGCCGCGCCTTCGACGAGGGGCCCTGGCCGCACACCTCCGAGCGGGAGCGCGGCGCGGTGCTGCTGCGCACCGCCGACATCGTCGAGCGCGATGCCAAGGAGTTCGCCCGCGCGGAGTCGCTGGACACCGGCAAACGGCTGGTGGAGAGCGAGTACGACATCGCCGACGTCGTCTCCTGCTTCCGCTACTACGGTGGGATCGGCGGCACCGACGCCGGCCGTGTGATCGACACCGGCCGAGACGACGCCGTCAGCCGCGTCGTCCACGAGCCGATCGGCGTGTGTGGGCTGATCACCCCCTGGAACTACCCGCTGCTCCAGGCGAGTTGGAAGGTCGCCCCGGCCCTCCTCGCCGGCAACACGATCGTCCTCAAGCCCAGTGAGCTCACTCCCTCCACCTCGATCCTGCTGATGAAGGCGCTGGCGGAGGCCGGACTCCCGGCCGGCGCCGCCAACCTCGTCCTGGGCGCCGGGCCCGAGGTCGGCGCCCCGCTCTCCGAGGACCCCGCCGTGGACATGGTCTCCTTCACCGGCGGCCTGGAGACCGGCAAACGGATCATGGCCACCGCCGCGGCGACCGTGAAGAAGGTGGCGCTGGAACTCGGGGGCAAGAACCCCAACGTGATCTTCGCCGACGCCGACTTCGAGACGGCCGTGGACTTCGCCCTCACGGCCGTCTTTCTGCATTCCGGGCAGGTCTGCTCGGCCGGCGCGCGGCTGATCGTGGAGGACTCGCTGCACGACCGGCTCGTCGACGAGGTCGTCCGGCGCGCCCGGGAGATCCGCCTCGGCGGGCCCTTCGACCCCGAGGCCGAGACCGGAGCGCTGATCTCCGCGCAGCACCGGGAGAAGGTCGAGGCGTATGTCGCGGCGGGCCTCGCCGAGGGCGCCGTGCTGCGCTGCGGCGGTGAACGGCCCGACGACCCCGCCCTCGCCGACGGCTTCTACTACCCCCCGACCGTCCTCGACGAGTGCCGGCAGGACATGCGCGTCGTGCACGAGGAGTCCTTCGGGCCGGTGCTCACCGTCGAGCGCTTCACCGACGAGGACGACGCCGTGCGGATCGCCAACGACACCGAGTACGGACTCGCCGGGGCCGTGTGGACGCAGGACGCCGGCAAGGCCCAGCGGGTGGCCCGGCGGCTGCGTCACGGCACGGTGTGGATCAACGACTACCACCCCTACGTGCCGCAAGCGGAATGGGGTGGCTTCGGGCATTCGGGCGTGGGCCGGGAGCTGGGACCGACCGGCCTGGACGAGTACCGAGAGCCCAAACACATCTGGCAGAACATCCAACCCCGGCCGCAACACTGGTTCCGCGGCTGA
- a CDS encoding bifunctional methylenetetrahydrofolate dehydrogenase/methenyltetrahydrofolate cyclohydrolase: protein MTAQLLDGKATAADIRRELAERVAKSTAIGGRPPGLGTVLVGEDPGSHAYVVGKHRDCAQVGIASLRRELPADATQQQVEDVIDELDADPACTGYIVQLPLPRHLDAGAVLERMDPAKDADGLHPVNLGRLTLGVEAPLPCTPRGIVELLRRYEVPIAGARVCVIGRGITVGRPLGLLLTRRSENATVTLCHTGTKGLAWHVREADIVIAAAGSPGLITKEMLRPGAAVLDVGITRTDNRLAGDIHPDAALVAGWLAPMPGGVGPMTRAMLLANVVEAAERNANIL, encoded by the coding sequence GTGACCGCACAGTTGCTCGACGGTAAGGCGACCGCCGCCGACATTCGCCGTGAACTCGCCGAACGCGTCGCCAAGTCGACCGCCATCGGTGGCCGCCCGCCCGGCCTCGGCACTGTCCTGGTCGGCGAAGACCCGGGCAGCCACGCCTACGTCGTCGGCAAGCACCGCGACTGCGCTCAGGTCGGCATCGCCTCGCTGCGCCGCGAACTGCCCGCCGACGCCACCCAGCAGCAGGTCGAGGACGTCATCGACGAGCTCGACGCCGACCCGGCCTGCACCGGCTACATCGTCCAACTCCCGCTTCCACGGCACCTGGACGCCGGCGCCGTACTGGAACGCATGGACCCGGCCAAGGACGCCGACGGCCTGCACCCCGTCAACCTCGGCCGGCTCACCCTGGGCGTAGAGGCCCCGCTGCCGTGCACCCCGCGCGGCATCGTCGAGCTGCTCCGCCGGTACGAGGTGCCGATCGCCGGAGCCCGCGTGTGCGTGATCGGACGCGGCATCACCGTCGGACGGCCCCTGGGACTGCTGCTCACCCGCAGGTCCGAGAACGCCACCGTCACCCTCTGCCACACCGGAACCAAGGGCCTGGCCTGGCACGTCCGCGAGGCCGACATCGTGATCGCGGCCGCGGGCTCGCCCGGGCTGATCACCAAGGAGATGCTGCGCCCCGGCGCGGCCGTCCTGGACGTCGGCATCACCCGCACCGACAACAGGCTGGCCGGCGACATACATCCGGACGCCGCCCTGGTCGCCGGATGGCTCGCGCCGATGCCCGGGGGAGTGGGACCCATGACCCGGGCGATGCTGCTCGCCAACGTCGTCGAGGCCGCCGAGAGGAACGCGAACATCCTATGA
- a CDS encoding ABC transporter substrate-binding protein: protein MATQVRQRTGVAGIAVVTVIGLTLTACGGAKVGDDSADSGSSGKCGTFNLAVNPWVGYEADAAVVAYVAQHDLGCTVNKKDLKEEIAWQGFGTGEVDAVLENWGHDDLKKKYITDQKTAVAAGSTGNKGIIGWYVPPWLAKAHPDITDWKNLNKYAAEFKTSESGGKGQLLDGDPSYVTNDEALVKNLKLDFKVVYAGSETALIQSFRKAEKNKEWVIGYFYEPQWFLSEVPLVKVDLPAYTTGCDADAAKIACDYPVYDLDKIVSAKFAKSGSPAYDLVKSFNWTNDDQNTVAKYIAVDKLSPDAAAKKWVEANRAKVDAWIK from the coding sequence ATGGCAACACAAGTACGACAGAGAACCGGCGTGGCCGGCATAGCCGTCGTGACTGTCATCGGGCTGACCCTCACCGCCTGCGGCGGCGCGAAGGTCGGTGACGACTCCGCGGATTCGGGCAGCTCGGGCAAGTGCGGCACCTTCAACCTCGCCGTCAACCCGTGGGTGGGCTACGAGGCGGACGCGGCGGTCGTCGCCTACGTCGCACAGCACGACCTCGGCTGTACGGTCAACAAGAAGGACCTGAAGGAGGAGATCGCCTGGCAGGGCTTCGGGACGGGCGAGGTCGACGCCGTCCTGGAGAACTGGGGCCACGACGATCTGAAGAAGAAGTACATCACCGACCAGAAGACCGCCGTGGCGGCCGGCTCGACCGGCAACAAGGGCATCATCGGCTGGTACGTGCCGCCGTGGCTGGCCAAGGCGCACCCGGACATCACCGACTGGAAGAACCTCAACAAGTACGCGGCCGAGTTCAAGACCTCCGAGTCCGGCGGCAAGGGCCAGCTGCTGGACGGCGACCCGTCGTACGTCACCAACGACGAGGCGCTGGTGAAGAACCTGAAGCTGGACTTCAAGGTGGTGTACGCGGGCAGCGAGACCGCGCTCATCCAGTCCTTCCGCAAGGCGGAGAAGAACAAGGAATGGGTGATCGGCTACTTCTACGAGCCGCAGTGGTTCCTGTCCGAGGTGCCGTTGGTCAAGGTTGATCTGCCCGCCTACACGACGGGGTGCGACGCCGATGCGGCGAAGATCGCCTGCGACTATCCCGTCTACGACCTCGACAAGATCGTCAGCGCCAAGTTCGCCAAGTCCGGCAGCCCGGCCTACGACCTGGTGAAGAGCTTCAACTGGACGAACGACGACCAGAACACCGTGGCCAAGTACATCGCGGTGGACAAGCTGTCGCCGGACGCGGCGGCCAAGAAGTGGGTGGAGGCCAACCGCGCCAAGGTCGACGCCTGGATCAAGTAA
- the purU gene encoding formyltetrahydrofolate deformylase, protein MSPKYPRPQPGREYVLTLSCPDSAGLVHAVSGFLVRNSGNILESQQFDDRLQGRFFMRVHFDVSDPDANVKTLRYRFGPVAEAYRISWTLSEASTPTRTLIMVSRFGHCLNDLLFRQRTGALNIEIPAIVSNHRDFEGLAETYGIPFHHIPVTKDTKAEAEARLLELVRELDVDLVVLARYMQILSDDLCKQLEGHAINIHHSFLPSFKGARPYDQAYDRGVKLVGATAHYVTPDLDEGQIIEQDVVRVDHSLDPGDLVTVGRDVEAQVLAHAVKWHSESRVMVYGNRTVVFR, encoded by the coding sequence GTGTCCCCTAAGTACCCTCGTCCGCAGCCCGGTCGTGAGTACGTCCTCACCCTCTCCTGTCCCGACAGCGCCGGCCTGGTCCACGCCGTGAGCGGCTTCCTCGTCAGGAACTCGGGCAACATCCTGGAAAGCCAGCAGTTCGATGATCGGCTCCAGGGCCGTTTCTTCATGAGGGTTCACTTCGACGTTTCCGACCCGGACGCGAATGTGAAAACACTGCGTTACCGATTCGGTCCCGTCGCCGAGGCGTATCGCATCTCCTGGACCCTGAGCGAGGCGTCGACGCCGACCCGGACGCTGATCATGGTGTCCAGGTTCGGTCACTGCCTCAACGATCTGCTGTTCCGCCAACGCACCGGCGCACTCAACATCGAGATCCCGGCGATCGTCTCCAACCACCGGGACTTCGAGGGCCTGGCGGAGACGTACGGCATCCCCTTCCACCACATACCCGTCACCAAGGACACCAAGGCCGAGGCCGAGGCGCGCCTGCTGGAGCTGGTGAGGGAGCTGGACGTCGACCTGGTGGTGCTGGCCCGCTACATGCAGATCCTCTCCGACGACCTCTGCAAGCAGCTCGAGGGTCACGCCATCAACATCCACCACTCCTTCCTCCCCAGCTTCAAGGGCGCGCGACCCTACGACCAGGCCTACGACCGTGGCGTGAAGCTCGTCGGCGCGACGGCCCACTATGTGACCCCGGACCTGGACGAGGGGCAGATCATCGAGCAGGACGTGGTCAGGGTGGACCACTCCCTCGACCCCGGGGACCTGGTCACGGTCGGCCGGGACGTGGAGGCACAGGTGCTCGCGCACGCGGTCAAGTGGCACAGCGAGAGCCGCGTCATGGTGTACGGCAACCGCACGGTGGTCTTCCGCTGA